A region of Acipenser ruthenus chromosome 51, fAciRut3.2 maternal haplotype, whole genome shotgun sequence DNA encodes the following proteins:
- the LOC117416403 gene encoding uncharacterized protein LOC117416403, producing the protein MDITVKNAILKISKAEAVRKETELLMKPYANWEEYLMPGPLSIAILGELVFISSNTDFSINKNPPKSGFKYIKYPDSFRASLMQVSNSGWIAFNEAHKNMDQIRLHSNNVPSYMKMTVKTLLQDNIQIVQALLPGQLENIRTIADECTRLAESTEKKFTDVILLIQEMLEACLNSKQCYEEDVKEVQLKLEEAKLKKESAEKAKAMAEKNFGKMDKQLDEVHKQFTSAMESMPNGWEMIGMTFVEGLTNTVNEAVSGFLAVSSGPSKIVPLVKKSIGEKPAESNPFAANNIYSKSGQLLKLAEQINSFVDKDKIKWSEVYDQKTSSAKSSWLKKQLQNIESSLKSEENCQAKEKSVVVCKDAMSICDLLTEFAPKNNCKPEQEKDLITKIQNLKAQTEQLDSESKAFTNSSSFSATPPQMAQNTQSGGKKSAAQMATDNARFRIEQSRAQLEKVQEMYQKSMENLEKNNKELSDILVTMRSCEIKEIDFNTTVKMLVKGLDAMGRVKEQWEKMVRFFQMISNLINTCLNTSLKRFISTADNIQGIQGYSSNAFIKDMIYTQAFNASNIANLVYMISGTYTEVSSKYLMDRVSSLGKLMALDPKNPTFERERAKLANDCDSAQNEIYKLVLKRKEEFERDSKKRVDMIDQELLAVLPPASDEEIKKIKDNVQTGMKEITAAEEDQFE; encoded by the coding sequence ATGGATATTACAGTGAAAAATGCCATTCTGAAGATTTCCAAGGCTGAAGCCGTGAGGAAAGAAACTGAACTGCTGATGAAACCTTACGCTAACTGGGAAGAATACCTGATGCCTGGTCCACTCTCTATAGCTATTTTAGGAGAGCTTGTCTTTATTTCTTCCAATACAGATTTCTCTATAAATAAAAATCCGCCAAAGAGTGGGTTCAAGTACATCAAATACCCTGATTCGTTCCGAGCCTCTCTCATGCAGGTCAGCAATTCAGGGTGGATCGCCTTCAACGAGGCCCACAAGAACATGGACCAAATCCGACTCCACTCCAACAATGTACCAAGCTACATGAAAATGACAGTGAAGACACTTCTTCAAGACAATATTCAAATCGTCCAGGCGTTACTCCCAGGTCAACTTGAAAACATAAGAACAATCGCCGATGAGTGCACAAGGCTTGCAGAGTCAACAGAGAAGAAATTCACTGATGTTATTCTCCTCATCCAGGAAATGTTAGAGGCCTGCTTGAACTCAAAGCAATGTTACGAAGAAGACGTCAAGGAGGTCCAGTTGAAATTGGAGGAAGCAAAGTTGAAGAAAGAGTCGGCAGAGAAAGCCAAAGCAATGGCAGAAAAAAATTTTGGTAAGATGGACAAGCAACTGGATGAAGTCCATAAACAGTTCACATCAGCGATGGAGTCCATGCCCAATGGTTGGGAAATGATAGGCATGACCTTTGTGGAAGGATTGACAAATACGGTTAATGAAGCTGTGTCTGGTTTTTTGGCAGTATCTTCAGGACCTTCCAAAATTGTGCCTTTAGTAAAAAAATCTATTGGAGAGAAGCCAGCAGAGTCTAACCCCTTTGCAGCAAAcaatatttattccaaatcagGGCAACTCCTGAAACTGGCAGAGCAGATCAACAGCTTTGTGGACAAAGACAAGATCAAATGGAGTGAAGTGTATGACCAAAAGACAAGCTCTGCAAAATCCTCCTGGTTGAAGaagcagctccaaaacattgAAAGTTCACTTAAAAGTGAAGAAAACTGCCAGGCTAAAGAGAAGTCAGTAGTGGTTTGTAAGGATGCCATGTCTATCTGTGACCTCTTGACAGAATTCGCACCCAAAAACAACTGTAAACCAGAACAGGAGAAGGATCTCATTACCAAGATCCAGAACCTGAAAGCACAGACTGAGCAGCTTGACTCCGAGAGCAAGGCTTTCACAAATTCTTCAAGCTTTTCTGCCACTCCACCACAAATGGCCCAAAACACACAAAGTGGTGGCAAAAAAAGTGCTGCCCAAATGGCAACAGACAACGCCCGTTTCCGTATAGAGCAAAGCCGAGCCCAGCTGGAGAAAGTCCAAGAGATGTACCAGAAAAGTATGGAAAACCTTGAGAAGAACAACAAGGAACTGTCAGATATTCTGGTCACAATGAGAAGCTGCGAGATTAAGGAAATTGACTTCAATACAACTGTGAAGATGCTGGTGAAGGGCCTTGATGCAATGGGACGGGTGAAGGAGCAATGGGAAAAAATGGTCCGGTTCTTCCAGATGATCTCCAATTTAATCAACACCTGCCTCAACACGTCTCTGAAGAGGTTTATCTCTACTGCTGATAACATTCAAGGTATACAAGGCTATTCCTCCAACGCCTTTATAAAAGACATGATTTACACCCAGGCTTTCAATGCTTCTAACATTGCCAACCTGGTCTACATGATCTCAGGAACCTACACAGAGGTCTCCAGTAAGTATCTCATGGACCGAGTCAGCAGCCTTGGGAAGCTCATGGCCTTAGATCCCAAAAACCCCACCTTTGAAAGAGAGCGTGCAAAATTGGCAAATGACTGTGACTCTGCACAGAATGAAATCTATAAACTTGTGTTGAAGAGGAAAGAGGAGTTTGAAAGGGACTCAAAGAAGAGAGTTGATATGATTGATCAGGAGCTACTGGCAGTGTTGCCCCCAGCTTCGGATGAAGAGATTAAGAAAATCAAAGACAACGTCCAAACAGGGATGAAGGAGATCACTGCTGCAGAGGAGGATCAGTTTGAATAA